In Bos taurus isolate L1 Dominette 01449 registration number 42190680 breed Hereford chromosome 9, ARS-UCD2.0, whole genome shotgun sequence, a single genomic region encodes these proteins:
- the ARMT1 gene encoding damage-control phosphatase ARMT1 isoform X1, whose translation MYRRIHEAIIQSPPIDDFDIFKEFKDQNFFESQESIIALCTHLQELRKTIEDLDENQLKNEFFKVLQISLWGNKCDLSLSGGEHISQKTNIMNSLEDLKPFILVNDMDRLWSLLSNCKKTREKESVTRVDIVLDNSGFELITDLVLADFLLSSKLATKIHFYGKTIPWFVSDTTLHDFNWIIKQLKHSNNKWVSQCGVDWEDHVKTGRWVYLDHIFWTLPHEFSAVSQVAPDLHAALQKAHLIFFKGDLNYRKLTGDRRWEFTVPFHEALSGFHPAPLCSIRTLKAEVQVGLQPGQGEQLTASEPNWLTAGKYGVFQFDGPL comes from the exons tcCACCAATCGATGACTTTGATATATTTAAAGAATTCAAAGACCAAAATTTCTTTGAATCTCAGGAATCTATCATTGCCTTATGTACTCATCTGCAAGAGTTGAGGAAAACTATCGAAGACCTAGATGAAAATcaactgaaaaatgaattttttaaagttcttcag atttcactgTGGGGAAATAAGTGTGATCTGTCTCTATCAGGTGGGGAACATATTTCTCAGAAGACCAATATAATGAATTCATTGGAAGACCTAAAACCTTTCATTTTAGTGAACGACATGGATCGTCTTTGGTCCTTGCTAAGCAATtgcaagaaaacaagagaaaaagaatctgTTACTCGAGTGGATATTGTTCTGGATAATTCTGGGTTTGAACTTATTACAGACTTAGTATTAGCTGACTTCTTGTTGTCCTCTAAACTGGCAACTAAGATCCATTTTTATGGGAAAACGATTCCATGGTTTGTTTCTGATACTACTCTACACGATTTTAATTGGATAATCAAACAACTAAAGCATTCTAATAATAAGTGGGTGTCCCAATGTGGGGTTGACTGGGAAGACCATGTTAAAACGGGCAGATGGGTTTACCTCGATCATATATTTTGGACTCTGCCTCATGAATTCAGTGCAGTGTCTCAGGTCGCTCCTGATTTACATGCTGCACTACAAAAggctcatttaattttcttcaaggGTGACTTGAATTATAGGAAGCTGACGGGTGACAGAAGATGGGAGTTTACCGTTCCGTTTCATGAGGCGTTGAGTGGCTTCCACCCTGCACCTCTGTGCAGCATCAGAACATTAAAGGCTGAGGTTCAGGTTGGTCTGCAGCCCGGGCAAGGTGAACAGCTCACAGCTTCTGAGCCCAACTGGCTGACCGCTGGGAAATACGGAGTATTTCAGTTTGATGGTCCACTCTGA